One segment of Massilia sp. Se16.2.3 DNA contains the following:
- a CDS encoding outer membrane lipoprotein carrier protein LolA produces MKRILVSLTTAFAFAGACASAQAAAPAAAPIAKIQSMLAKPEQLCGRFEQTKQLAGMKRPLVSTGRFCVVAGKGVLWRTLKPFPNTLRLKRDEIVHMQGERVAMRLDASQEPTVRMINGVLFSLLAGDLGQLETLFEVDGSVAEGGWKVALKAKSAALARAIGAISLDGGAYVRTIHMLEESGDKTDIRFEDIKTGPAALLPEEAALL; encoded by the coding sequence ATGAAACGTATCCTTGTCAGCCTGACCACCGCGTTCGCGTTCGCGGGCGCCTGCGCGTCGGCGCAGGCCGCCGCCCCCGCCGCTGCGCCGATCGCGAAAATCCAGTCCATGCTTGCCAAGCCCGAGCAGCTGTGCGGCCGCTTCGAGCAGACCAAGCAGCTGGCCGGCATGAAGAGGCCGCTGGTCTCGACCGGGCGCTTCTGCGTCGTGGCCGGCAAGGGCGTGCTGTGGCGTACCCTGAAACCCTTCCCGAACACGCTGCGCCTGAAGCGCGACGAAATCGTCCACATGCAGGGCGAACGCGTGGCCATGCGCCTGGACGCCAGCCAGGAGCCGACGGTGCGCATGATCAACGGCGTGCTGTTCTCGCTGCTGGCCGGCGACCTCGGCCAGCTGGAAACCCTGTTCGAGGTCGACGGTTCCGTCGCCGAGGGTGGCTGGAAGGTCGCCCTGAAAGCGAAAAGCGCCGCGCTGGCCCGTGCCATCGGCGCCATTTCGCTCGACGGTGGCGCCTATGTGCGCACCATCCACATGCTTGAGGAAAGCGGCGACAAGACCGATATCAGGTTCGAAGACATCAAGACCGGCCCGGCCGCGCTCTTGCCTGAAGAGGCGGCGCTGCTGTGA
- a CDS encoding thioesterase family protein: MPKLGSKTKSPARWFAETEMQVQFFDLDPMQIVWHGNYVKYLEVARCALLDKIGYNYEEMRDSGYMWPIIDMNLRYAGAAVFGQRLLLRAEIVEWENRLRIDYLISDLATGKRLNRASTTQVAVDATTGEMCFVSPSILFEKLGVQAP; encoded by the coding sequence ATGCCTAAGCTTGGTAGCAAGACGAAATCGCCGGCGCGCTGGTTTGCCGAGACCGAGATGCAGGTGCAGTTCTTCGATCTCGATCCGATGCAGATCGTCTGGCACGGCAATTACGTGAAATACCTCGAGGTGGCGCGCTGCGCGCTCCTCGACAAGATCGGCTACAACTACGAGGAGATGCGCGACTCGGGTTACATGTGGCCGATCATCGACATGAACCTGCGCTACGCGGGTGCGGCCGTCTTCGGCCAGCGCCTGCTGCTGCGCGCCGAGATCGTCGAGTGGGAGAACCGCCTGCGCATCGACTACCTGATCAGCGACCTGGCAACGGGCAAGCGCCTGAACCGCGCCAGCACGACCCAGGTCGCGGTCGACGCCACCACCGGCGAGATGTGCTTCGTCTCGCCGTCCATCCTCTTCGAGAAGCTGGGAGTGCAAGCACCATGA
- the hutH gene encoding histidine ammonia-lyase — MQLTDLTPTQRTVRFDRERLALEDIVDIARGSARPELSMDPSYRAMVQRGADFLDRLLREDGAIYGVTTGYGDSCTVDVPLSLVSELPHHLYTYHGVGLGAFLTPAQTRAVMGARLASLSKGFSGVSVGLLEQIVRLFDAGILPMIPSEGSVGASGDLTPLSHLAAVLCGEREVLKDGVEMPAAQALAEAGIVPLRLRPKEGLAIMNGTAVMTGLACLAWDRADYLSRLTTRITALASFALDGNDHHFDETLFSVKPHAGMQNVAGWLREDLEYAGQLERNGKRLQDRYSIRCAPHVIGVLTDALPFFRQSIENELNSANDNPIIDGEGERVLHGGHFYGGHIAFAMDSMKNAVANLADLLDRQMALLVDARYNNGLPANLSGGEGERAAINHGLKALQISSSAWTAEALKLTMPASVFSRSTECHNQDKVSMGTIAARDCLRVMELVEQVAAALLITVRQGVWLRLRVDSSRALPAPLARMLDLLGEDIAPVREDRRLDTELHHLLGRIRDQAWSLYA; from the coding sequence ATGCAGCTCACTGACCTGACCCCTACCCAGCGCACCGTGCGCTTCGACCGCGAGCGCCTGGCGCTCGAGGACATCGTCGACATCGCACGCGGCAGCGCCCGTCCCGAGCTGTCGATGGATCCCTCCTACCGTGCGATGGTCCAGCGCGGCGCCGACTTCCTCGACCGCCTGCTGCGCGAAGACGGCGCCATCTACGGCGTGACCACCGGCTATGGCGACTCCTGCACCGTGGACGTGCCGCTGTCGCTGGTGTCGGAACTGCCGCACCACCTGTACACCTACCACGGCGTCGGCCTGGGCGCCTTCCTCACCCCGGCGCAGACGCGTGCGGTGATGGGCGCGCGCCTGGCTTCGCTCTCGAAAGGTTTTTCCGGCGTCAGCGTCGGCCTGCTCGAGCAGATCGTGCGCCTGTTCGACGCCGGCATCCTGCCGATGATCCCGAGCGAAGGCTCGGTCGGCGCCAGCGGCGACCTGACCCCGCTGTCCCATCTCGCGGCCGTGCTCTGCGGCGAGCGCGAAGTGTTGAAGGACGGCGTCGAAATGCCTGCTGCGCAGGCGCTGGCTGAAGCTGGAATCGTGCCCCTTCGCCTGCGCCCGAAAGAGGGCCTGGCGATCATGAACGGCACCGCCGTCATGACGGGCCTGGCCTGCCTGGCCTGGGACCGCGCCGACTACCTGTCGCGCCTGACCACCCGCATCACCGCGCTGGCTTCGTTCGCGCTGGACGGCAACGACCACCACTTCGACGAGACCCTGTTCTCGGTCAAGCCGCACGCCGGCATGCAGAACGTGGCGGGCTGGCTACGCGAAGACCTCGAGTACGCAGGCCAGCTGGAACGCAACGGCAAGCGCCTGCAGGACCGCTACTCGATCCGCTGCGCGCCGCACGTGATCGGCGTGCTGACCGACGCGCTGCCGTTCTTCCGCCAGTCGATCGAAAATGAACTCAACAGCGCCAACGACAACCCGATCATCGACGGCGAAGGCGAACGCGTACTGCACGGCGGCCACTTCTACGGCGGCCACATCGCCTTCGCGATGGACAGCATGAAAAACGCGGTGGCCAACCTGGCCGACCTGCTGGACCGCCAGATGGCGCTGCTGGTCGACGCACGCTACAATAACGGCCTGCCGGCGAACCTGTCCGGCGGCGAGGGCGAGCGCGCCGCGATCAACCACGGCCTGAAAGCCCTGCAGATCAGCTCCTCGGCCTGGACCGCGGAAGCGCTGAAGCTGACGATGCCGGCCTCGGTGTTCTCCCGTTCGACCGAATGCCACAACCAGGACAAGGTCAGCATGGGCACGATCGCCGCGCGCGATTGCCTGCGCGTGATGGAGCTGGTGGAGCAGGTGGCCGCTGCCTTGCTCATCACGGTGCGCCAGGGCGTGTGGCTGCGCCTGCGCGTGGATTCCTCGCGCGCGCTGCCGGCGCCGCTGGCGCGCATGCTCGACCTGCTGGGTGAGGACATCGCGCCGGTGCGCGAGGACCGCCGCCTCGACACCGAGCTGCACCACCTGCTTGGCCGCATCCGCGACCAGGCCTGGAGCCTGTATGCCTAA
- a CDS encoding acyltransferase, producing MRLLFWVCRVFGRWPFRVVLYPVLLWYVATQPRARRVSSDYLRRVGAPAGLFGVLRHFASFAETILDKMLLWGGLFDCSRVSLHGVEPLYARIREGRGALLVCSHLGNFDLSRAMSMDTPGLKITVLVHTRHAEAFNDMLAKLDPRSQMNLMQVTEMTPATAMALSERIERGEFVVMAADRVPVSPNPRVAMAPFLGQSAAFPVGPYVLASVLGCPLYTMFAIRQGDRHEIHFECLRERVVLPRRGRDEALAELAQDYAARLEHHARRAPLDWFNFYDFWHHPHSEHSNAAH from the coding sequence ATGCGCCTGCTGTTCTGGGTCTGCCGCGTGTTCGGGCGCTGGCCTTTCCGCGTGGTGCTGTACCCGGTCTTGCTGTGGTACGTCGCAACCCAGCCGCGCGCGCGCCGCGTGTCGAGCGACTACCTGCGCCGCGTCGGCGCGCCTGCCGGCCTGTTCGGCGTGCTGCGCCACTTCGCCTCCTTCGCCGAGACCATCCTCGACAAGATGCTGCTCTGGGGCGGCCTGTTCGATTGCAGCCGCGTCAGCCTGCATGGCGTCGAGCCGCTGTACGCGCGCATCCGCGAAGGCCGCGGTGCGCTGCTGGTGTGCTCTCACCTGGGCAACTTCGACCTCTCCCGCGCGATGTCGATGGATACGCCCGGCTTGAAAATCACGGTGCTGGTGCACACGCGCCATGCCGAAGCCTTCAACGACATGCTGGCCAAACTCGACCCGCGCAGCCAGATGAACCTGATGCAGGTGACCGAGATGACCCCGGCCACCGCCATGGCGCTGTCCGAGCGCATCGAGCGCGGCGAATTCGTCGTCATGGCCGCCGACCGTGTGCCGGTGTCGCCGAACCCGCGCGTGGCGATGGCCCCTTTCCTCGGGCAGAGCGCCGCCTTCCCGGTCGGTCCGTATGTGCTGGCCTCGGTGCTGGGCTGCCCGCTGTACACGATGTTCGCCATCCGCCAGGGCGACCGTCATGAGATTCACTTCGAGTGTTTGCGCGAGCGGGTTGTCCTGCCGCGGCGCGGACGCGACGAAGCACTGGCGGAACTCGCGCAGGACTACGCGGCGCGCCTCGAGCACCATGCCAGACGCGCCCCGCTGGACTGGTTCAACTTCTACGATTTCTGGCATCACCCTCATTCGGAACATTCCAATGCAGCTCACTGA
- a CDS encoding MMPL family transporter: MFAGWVQERAGETPVRPRDGRLFVAGEGRQYVLLTYTLKKSAFSLGAQNAVLPLLAQASNAARASVPSAEVIQAGVVLHAAAAGQQASREVHTIGVGSMIGIILLTWLTFRTFKPIGLIVLAIAIGFLGALSVCWLLFGRIHLLTLVFGASLIGVAQDYGIYFLCNRLRADPQMDSAQLLRRLLPGLGFTLLAAVIGYMGLALTPFPGLRHMAVFSAPGLVFAWLTVVCWFPALIGAQTLKAGPIARGYKSLVARWPRLTNQPLTLVLVAVLGGVTVLGCSRLTVNDDIRSLQSSPPQLVRDQIKLSKLLDAPSPVQYYLVRGATSEEVLQREEALKRRLDPLIAQKHIAGYQALSNWVPSARTQAERLALIDARLLAKDGPLSMLAGEIGEDAGWAAVTAAHLRANAAPLELEAFMRTSASEPWRHLWLGKTEGVYASIVALRGMRYPSIPVLGQAAEGLSGVQWVDKVGGISSVLGRYRAYMGWVVLGAYVVVFPVLFPRYRGRTWRVLAPTAAASALTLALLGFTGHSLQLFHVLALMLLLGVGVDYGIFMQEEHERGSDAPWLAVGLSAASTILSFGLLGSSGTPALQAFGLTMLTGTALVWLGAPCFIVTKEEPNASPVLA; the protein is encoded by the coding sequence ATGTTCGCCGGCTGGGTGCAGGAGCGCGCGGGCGAGACCCCGGTGCGTCCGCGCGACGGCCGGCTGTTCGTGGCAGGCGAGGGCCGCCAGTACGTGCTGCTGACCTATACCCTGAAAAAATCGGCGTTCTCGCTCGGCGCCCAGAACGCCGTGCTGCCGCTGCTGGCCCAGGCTTCGAATGCCGCGCGTGCTTCCGTGCCATCGGCCGAAGTGATCCAGGCCGGCGTCGTGCTGCACGCGGCCGCCGCCGGCCAGCAGGCCAGCCGCGAGGTGCACACCATCGGCGTCGGTTCGATGATCGGCATTATCCTGCTGACCTGGCTGACCTTCCGCACCTTCAAGCCGATCGGCCTGATCGTGCTGGCGATCGCCATCGGTTTCCTCGGCGCGCTGTCGGTCTGCTGGCTGCTGTTCGGCCGCATCCACCTGCTGACCCTCGTCTTCGGCGCCAGCCTGATCGGCGTCGCCCAGGATTACGGCATCTACTTCCTGTGCAACCGCCTGCGCGCCGACCCGCAGATGGATTCGGCCCAGCTGCTGCGCCGCCTGCTGCCGGGCCTCGGGTTTACGTTGCTGGCCGCCGTGATCGGCTACATGGGCCTGGCACTCACGCCCTTCCCGGGCCTGCGCCACATGGCCGTGTTCTCGGCCCCGGGCCTGGTGTTCGCCTGGCTGACCGTGGTCTGCTGGTTCCCGGCCCTGATCGGCGCGCAGACCCTGAAAGCCGGCCCGATCGCCCGTGGCTACAAGAGCCTGGTGGCGCGCTGGCCGCGCCTCACAAACCAGCCCTTGACGCTGGTGCTGGTGGCGGTACTTGGCGGCGTGACCGTGCTGGGCTGCTCACGCCTTACCGTCAACGACGACATCCGCTCGCTGCAGTCCTCGCCGCCGCAGCTGGTGCGCGACCAGATCAAGCTGAGCAAACTCCTCGACGCCCCGAGCCCGGTCCAGTATTACCTGGTGCGCGGCGCGACGAGCGAGGAAGTGCTGCAGCGCGAAGAGGCCTTGAAGCGCCGCCTGGATCCGCTGATCGCGCAGAAGCATATCGCCGGCTACCAGGCGCTGTCGAACTGGGTGCCGTCCGCGCGCACCCAGGCCGAGCGCCTGGCCCTCATCGACGCCAGGCTACTGGCAAAGGATGGCCCGCTGTCGATGCTGGCAGGCGAGATCGGCGAGGACGCCGGCTGGGCCGCGGTCACCGCCGCCCACCTGCGCGCGAACGCGGCGCCGCTGGAGCTGGAAGCCTTCATGCGCACCTCGGCCAGCGAGCCGTGGCGCCACCTCTGGCTGGGCAAGACCGAAGGCGTGTATGCCAGTATCGTCGCGCTGCGCGGCATGCGCTACCCGTCGATCCCCGTGCTGGGACAGGCGGCCGAAGGCTTGAGCGGCGTGCAGTGGGTCGACAAGGTCGGCGGCATCTCCTCGGTGCTGGGACGCTACCGCGCCTACATGGGCTGGGTCGTGCTCGGCGCCTACGTGGTCGTGTTCCCGGTGCTGTTCCCGCGCTACCGCGGCCGCACCTGGCGCGTGCTCGCGCCGACCGCGGCGGCCAGCGCGCTGACGCTGGCGCTGCTCGGCTTCACCGGCCACAGCCTGCAGCTGTTCCACGTGCTGGCCCTGATGCTGTTGCTGGGCGTCGGCGTCGACTACGGCATCTTCATGCAGGAAGAGCACGAGCGCGGCAGCGATGCGCCCTGGCTCGCCGTCGGCCTGTCGGCTGCCAGCACCATCCTTTCGTTCGGGCTGCTCGGTTCCTCCGGCACCCCGGCGCTGCAGGCTTTCGGCCTGACCATGCTGACCGGGACCGCGCTGGTCTGGCTGGGCGCCCCGTGCTTCATCGTTACCAAGGAAGAACCGAATGCTTCGCCTGTCCTGGCTTAA
- a CDS encoding DUF3261 domain-containing protein has translation MLHRYQGRTECFACPGLRKAAPPPLAALALCGCATKEDVPARLGLRLAPAALGETISVQQHLTVQRGSSNNDLDAAPEVDANKLTLVGLALGMRVLSLEFDGKELTEWRHPMLPSQVRAADVLEDVQLTLWPAADIARALPAGWQIEDRGLRRTLRREGEVVATIDYSGMPRWKGKAVLDNLRYKYRLTIESAGD, from the coding sequence GTGCTTCATCGTTACCAAGGAAGAACCGAATGCTTCGCCTGTCCTGGCTTAAGAAAGGCGGCGCCGCCGCCGCTGGCAGCGCTTGCGCTGTGCGGCTGCGCCACCAAGGAAGACGTTCCCGCGCGCCTCGGCCTGCGCCTGGCCCCGGCCGCGCTGGGCGAAACCATCAGCGTGCAGCAGCACCTGACCGTGCAGCGCGGCAGCAGCAACAACGACCTCGACGCTGCCCCGGAAGTGGACGCGAACAAGCTCACGCTGGTGGGCCTGGCGCTCGGCATGCGCGTGCTGAGCCTGGAGTTCGACGGCAAGGAACTCACCGAATGGCGCCATCCGATGCTGCCTTCGCAGGTACGCGCCGCCGACGTGCTGGAAGACGTGCAGCTGACCCTGTGGCCGGCGGCGGACATCGCCCGTGCCCTGCCTGCCGGTTGGCAGATCGAGGACCGGGGCCTGCGCCGCACGCTGCGCCGCGAGGGCGAAGTCGTCGCCACCATCGACTACAGCGGCATGCCGCGCTGGAAGGGCAAGGCGGTGCTCGACAACCTGCGCTACAAATACCGGCTGACCATCGAGTCGGCGGGAGACTGA